A part of Pectobacterium cacticida genomic DNA contains:
- the prfB gene encoding peptide chain release factor 2 (programmed frameshift) has translation MFEINPIKNRIQDLSERSAVLRGYLDYDAKRERLEEVNAELEQPDVWNDPERAQALGKERSSLEAIVDTIDQLAQGLEDVTGLLELAVEEDDEDTFHDITAELDALENKLGQLEFRRMFSGEYDSANCYLDIQAGSGGTEAQDWASMLVRMYLRWAEAKGFKTEIIEESDGDVAGTKSATIKIIGDYAFGWLRTETGVHRLVRKSPFDSGGRRHTSFSSAFVYPEVDDDIDIEINPADLRIDVYRASGAGGQHVNRTESAVRITHIPTNIVTQCQNDRSQHKNKDQAMKQLKAKLYEFEMQKKNAEKQVMEDNKSDIGWGSQIRSYVLDDSRIKDLRTGVETRNTQAVLDGDLDKFIEASLKAGL, from the exons ATGTTTGAAATTAATCCGATAAAAAACCGCATTCAGGATCTCTCTGAACGTAGCGCCGTTCTTCGGGGGTATCTT GACTACGATGCTAAGAGAGAACGTCTCGAAGAAGTCAACGCCGAACTAGAGCAGCCGGATGTCTGGAACGATCCTGAGCGTGCGCAGGCATTAGGAAAAGAACGTTCTTCGCTGGAAGCCATCGTCGACACCATCGATCAGCTCGCTCAGGGGTTGGAAGATGTAACAGGCCTGTTGGAACTCGCGGTGGAAGAAGACGACGAAGATACTTTTCATGACATCACTGCGGAATTGGACGCGCTGGAAAATAAATTAGGCCAGCTTGAATTCCGGCGTATGTTCTCCGGAGAATACGATAGCGCGAATTGCTATCTTGATATCCAGGCAGGCTCTGGCGGTACGGAAGCGCAGGACTGGGCCAGTATGCTGGTACGTATGTATTTGCGCTGGGCGGAAGCGAAAGGCTTCAAAACCGAAATCATTGAAGAGTCAGATGGTGATGTTGCGGGTACGAAATCCGCTACCATCAAGATTATCGGCGACTATGCCTTTGGCTGGTTACGTACCGAAACCGGCGTACACCGTCTGGTACGTAAAAGCCCGTTCGATTCAGGCGGCCGTCGCCACACATCGTTTAGTTCCGCGTTCGTTTACCCGGAAGTGGACGACGATATTGATATCGAAATCAATCCAGCCGACCTGCGTATTGATGTTTATCGCGCATCCGGGGCCGGGGGGCAGCACGTTAACCGGACAGAGTCTGCGGTGCGTATCACGCATATCCCAACCAACATCGTCACGCAGTGTCAGAATGACCGCTCTCAGCATAAAAACAAAGATCAGGCGATGAAACAGCTTAAAGCCAAGCTGTACGAGTTTGAGATGCAAAAGAAAAATGCTGAGAAACAGGTGATGGAAGATAATAAATCCGATATCGGCTGGGGCAGCCAGATTCGTTCCTATGTTTTGGATGATTCGCGCATCAAGGATCTACGTACCGGGGTGGAAACACGCAACACTCAGGCCGTGCTGGATGGCGATCTGGACAAATTTATTGAAGCAAGTTTAAAAGCGGGGTTATAA
- the lysS gene encoding lysine--tRNA ligase produces MAGSQSQGADQAQDLNNELKTRREKLAALRAAGVAFPNDFRRDSTSDRLHAEFGGKTNEELEALGIEVTVAGRMMTRRIMGKASFATLQDVGGRIQLYVSRDDLAEGIYNEQFKKWDLGDILGARGKLFKTKTGELSIHCTELRLLTKALRPLPDKFHGLADQETRYRQRYLDLIANDESRNTFRIRSKVMAAIRHFMVDHGFMEVETPMMQVIPGGASARPFITHHNALDIDMYLRIAPELYLKRLVVGGFERVFEINRNFRNEGISPRHNPEFTMMELYMAYADYKDLIVLTENLFRTLAQEVLGSTTVPYGDQTFDFGKPFEKLTMREAICKYRPETDVADLDDLEKATAIAQSLGIKIEKSWGLGRIVTEIFEETAESHLIQPTFITEYPAEVSPLARRNDRNPDITDRFEFFIGGREIGNGFSELNDAEDQAERFAQQVSAKDAGDDEAMFYDEDYVTALEHGLPPTAGLGIGIDRMVMLFTNSHTIRDVILFPAMRPQK; encoded by the coding sequence ATGGCTGGATCACAATCACAGGGTGCCGATCAGGCGCAGGATCTGAATAACGAATTAAAAACGCGCCGTGAAAAGCTGGCGGCGTTGCGTGCGGCTGGGGTTGCGTTCCCGAATGATTTCCGCCGTGACAGCACGTCCGATCGCCTGCATGCCGAGTTTGGTGGCAAAACCAACGAAGAACTGGAGGCGCTGGGCATTGAAGTGACCGTGGCTGGCCGCATGATGACCCGTCGTATTATGGGGAAAGCCTCCTTTGCTACGTTGCAGGACGTTGGTGGTCGTATCCAGCTCTATGTATCCCGCGACGATCTGGCGGAAGGCATCTACAACGAACAATTCAAGAAGTGGGACCTGGGCGATATTCTGGGCGCGCGCGGCAAGCTCTTCAAAACGAAAACCGGTGAGCTGTCCATCCACTGTACCGAACTGCGCCTACTGACCAAAGCACTGCGCCCGCTGCCGGATAAATTCCACGGTCTCGCCGATCAGGAAACCCGTTACCGCCAGCGCTATCTGGATCTGATCGCCAACGATGAATCTCGCAATACCTTCCGCATTCGTTCCAAAGTGATGGCGGCGATTCGGCACTTCATGGTCGATCATGGTTTTATGGAAGTTGAAACGCCGATGATGCAGGTGATCCCTGGCGGCGCATCGGCCCGTCCGTTCATCACGCATCACAATGCGCTGGATATTGACATGTATCTGCGTATCGCGCCGGAGCTGTACCTAAAGCGTCTGGTTGTCGGCGGCTTTGAGCGTGTCTTCGAGATCAACCGAAACTTCCGTAACGAAGGCATTTCTCCGCGCCACAATCCTGAATTTACCATGATGGAACTTTATATGGCGTATGCCGATTATAAAGACCTGATTGTTCTAACGGAAAACTTGTTCCGCACGCTGGCGCAGGAGGTACTGGGCTCAACGACGGTGCCATACGGTGACCAGACGTTTGACTTCGGCAAGCCGTTCGAGAAACTGACGATGCGCGAAGCCATCTGTAAATACCGCCCAGAAACCGATGTCGCCGATCTGGACGATCTGGAGAAAGCGACTGCGATCGCGCAATCTCTCGGGATCAAGATCGAGAAAAGTTGGGGTCTGGGCCGTATCGTTACCGAGATCTTTGAAGAGACGGCAGAAAGTCATCTAATCCAACCCACATTCATCACCGAATATCCGGCGGAAGTGTCGCCATTGGCACGCCGTAACGATCGGAACCCAGACATTACCGATCGCTTTGAGTTCTTTATCGGCGGGCGTGAAATTGGTAATGGCTTCTCCGAGCTGAATGATGCCGAAGATCAGGCTGAGCGTTTTGCGCAACAGGTAAGTGCTAAAGACGCGGGCGATGATGAAGCGATGTTCTACGACGAAGACTATGTGACGGCGTTGGAACATGGTCTGCCGCCGACGGCGGGTCTGGGTATCGGTATCGACCGTATGGTGATGTTGTTCACGAATAGCCACACTATCCGCGATGTGATTCTGTTCCCGGCGATGCGCCCGCAGAAGTAA
- a CDS encoding AraC family transcriptional regulator encodes MITYRDAWFELALLTNGRSFPRHTHDEFVISANLSGLETVWLDGETFVATNEMVTTYNPNQLQGSENAFARWQCASLYVHPQAFEHFFHQTFRFSRGWNASPQLASELKQLVISDLDDSARQERIILLLAALMENQHHVSPHRQVQEVERITRIKDDLLNDLSAIPTLNQLAQRENISVAHLVRSFNQAVGLPPLAWLMQRRMCKARELLRQGEAISQVAADVGFADQAHFTKAFNRYNAMTPGQFRHINF; translated from the coding sequence ATGATTACGTATCGCGATGCCTGGTTCGAGTTGGCGCTGTTAACCAACGGACGCAGTTTTCCACGGCATACGCATGATGAGTTTGTCATTAGCGCCAATCTTAGCGGGCTGGAAACCGTCTGGCTGGATGGGGAGACCTTTGTTGCCACCAACGAGATGGTGACAACCTACAATCCCAACCAACTGCAAGGCAGCGAGAACGCGTTTGCGCGCTGGCAGTGCGCATCACTATATGTTCATCCGCAGGCTTTTGAGCATTTTTTTCACCAAACTTTCCGGTTCTCACGGGGCTGGAATGCTTCACCGCAACTCGCATCCGAGTTGAAACAACTGGTCATTTCTGATTTGGACGATAGCGCGCGTCAGGAGCGTATTATCCTGCTGTTGGCGGCGTTGATGGAGAATCAGCATCATGTGTCGCCTCACCGCCAGGTTCAAGAAGTCGAACGTATCACACGGATCAAAGACGATTTGCTAAACGATCTGAGTGCTATCCCTACACTCAACCAGCTCGCTCAGCGTGAGAACATTTCTGTCGCACACCTGGTGCGCTCATTTAATCAGGCGGTAGGGTTGCCGCCGCTGGCGTGGTTGATGCAACGACGTATGTGTAAAGCGCGCGAACTGCTGCGACAGGGCGAGGCGATCAGTCAGGTTGCAGCCGATGTGGGGTTTGCCGATCAAGCGCATTTTACCAAGGCGTTCAATCGCTATAATGCGATGACGCCGGGGCAGTTCCGTCACATCAATTTTTGA
- a CDS encoding LysE family translocator yields MLLVMITGMLLSLSLCLDLGMVNTAIINRGLRYGARSAFYIGLGSCFGDLFYATLSVLGLAVVFNLTPVRWVLWIGGGLILVWMAFSMARAAWRDYQVKRFANLPITANERDNTTAPARYTEFLSGIGMALASPTSLLWFAAIGGTIIAQSTDGSAFMVSLFLLGFFGGGILWTIFLAALVKYGQRLLKERISFYCSLISALLFAYFAWHVIANGYETLFLPLSTAA; encoded by the coding sequence ATGCTGTTAGTGATGATTACGGGGATGCTATTGTCCCTATCGCTGTGCCTCGACTTGGGAATGGTCAATACCGCGATTATTAATCGTGGACTACGCTACGGCGCGCGATCGGCATTTTATATCGGGTTAGGCTCCTGCTTTGGCGATCTATTTTATGCCACGCTGTCGGTTCTAGGCTTGGCTGTCGTGTTTAATTTGACGCCGGTGCGCTGGGTATTATGGATTGGCGGCGGATTGATTTTAGTCTGGATGGCATTCAGCATGGCACGGGCGGCATGGCGGGATTATCAGGTAAAGCGCTTTGCCAACCTGCCAATAACTGCGAATGAGAGAGATAACACAACGGCACCCGCCCGATATACCGAATTTCTCAGTGGTATCGGTATGGCGCTGGCCTCGCCGACATCGTTACTGTGGTTTGCGGCCATTGGCGGCACTATCATCGCGCAATCTACCGATGGATCGGCATTTATGGTGAGCTTATTTCTATTAGGCTTTTTTGGCGGTGGAATACTCTGGACGATTTTCCTTGCGGCGCTGGTAAAATATGGTCAGCGTCTGCTGAAAGAACGAATCTCATTCTATTGCAGTCTGATTTCTGCGCTGTTATTCGCCTATTTTGCCTGGCACGTTATCGCCAATGGGTATGAGACGTTATTCCTACCGCTGTCTACGGCCGCCTAA
- a CDS encoding MFS transporter — MTSILAPKTTLTRSQVLTMAIATGTTIANLYYSQPILGAMAATFGASSAEAGSVPLLAQAGFAIGLIFVAPLGDLYDRKRLVIALEIMLFLALASFSMAPSLMALRICAFLVGVSATSVQVVVPLAATLASPERRGQVVSLVFTGTLMGILSARIVAGIVADTWGWRIIFELSAIAAACVAILIAVVIPAEGRRQGPPYLKLLASTAAQWTRFATLRRVSILGALTFGVFCAYWTTLTFQLESAFGFDAWRIGLFGIAAMAGAVLSPFAGKMADRIHPSSMQLATLTTLLLGTLLAAIGRESLSLLVLATIVIDVGMQTTQVSSLAQIYALDPLANSRINTVYIASFFMGGALGTALGILAWNHGYWVAVCALLAAMSAVALCIAVRSVMLRKASDASRDEREQD; from the coding sequence ATGACATCCATCCTCGCACCCAAAACGACGCTTACCCGTTCGCAGGTGTTAACCATGGCGATCGCGACCGGCACGACGATTGCCAACCTCTACTACAGCCAGCCTATCCTCGGTGCCATGGCGGCGACGTTTGGCGCAAGCAGCGCGGAGGCCGGCTCGGTCCCCCTCCTTGCTCAGGCAGGTTTCGCCATCGGCTTGATCTTTGTCGCGCCGCTTGGAGATCTGTATGATCGCAAGCGCCTGGTCATTGCCTTGGAAATCATGCTTTTCCTGGCCCTGGCCTCGTTTAGCATGGCACCAAGTCTCATGGCGCTTCGCATCTGCGCATTTCTTGTCGGCGTCTCCGCGACGTCTGTCCAGGTCGTGGTACCGCTAGCCGCTACGTTGGCATCGCCAGAGCGCCGTGGTCAGGTGGTCAGTCTCGTGTTCACCGGCACATTGATGGGGATATTGTCTGCCCGAATCGTCGCTGGCATCGTGGCCGACACGTGGGGGTGGCGCATCATTTTCGAACTTTCGGCGATCGCCGCAGCCTGCGTGGCTATTCTCATCGCCGTTGTCATACCTGCTGAAGGGAGACGTCAGGGTCCTCCCTATCTCAAACTCCTGGCATCCACGGCGGCTCAGTGGACCCGGTTTGCCACCCTCCGCCGCGTTTCCATCCTTGGTGCCCTGACCTTTGGCGTTTTCTGCGCGTACTGGACAACGCTGACTTTTCAGCTTGAATCCGCGTTTGGCTTTGATGCATGGAGGATCGGGTTGTTCGGTATCGCTGCCATGGCGGGTGCCGTCCTTTCACCTTTTGCGGGAAAAATGGCCGACCGGATCCACCCATCAAGCATGCAACTGGCCACTCTGACCACGTTGCTCTTGGGAACACTACTTGCCGCTATTGGCCGCGAATCCCTATCGCTACTGGTACTCGCCACGATAGTGATCGATGTGGGCATGCAAACCACACAGGTCAGCAGTCTTGCCCAAATCTATGCCTTGGACCCGCTCGCGAACAGCCGAATCAATACCGTCTATATCGCCAGTTTCTTCATGGGCGGGGCACTGGGTACGGCTTTGGGCATTCTGGCCTGGAACCACGGTTACTGGGTGGCAGTATGCGCTCTACTGGCAGCGATGAGTGCTGTCGCACTATGCATTGCGGTGCGCAGTGTCATGCTTCGCAAGGCTAGCGATGCTTCCCGAGATGAACGAGAGCAGGATTAA
- a CDS encoding NAD-dependent succinate-semialdehyde dehydrogenase: MENISSRSFRMIKVYNPADGSVVGEAPEMSTDEVLAAIDRTCDAFPAWSRMLAKERGAKLRRWFELVSADRRIFAELMVKENGKCLTEAMGEIAYGLGFVEWYAEEAKRVYGDTIPTHAQNAAVIVTKEPVGPTAAITPWNFPFMMITRKVATALAAGCTMIIKPSEETPLTAYKLLEYAREAGIPEGVFEMVTGDPKTIGEAFTNDARIQKISFTGSTNVGKLLARNSADTLKKMTMELGGNAPFIVFDDVDIDDAVTGLVAAKLRNSGQVCISPNRVYVQDAIYDTFAEKLKVAVERIRVDQGLQEEFVVGPLINQSAVNKVDALVADAVKRGASLLSGGELARPESLFYKPTILTNVPDDAQVRTTEIFGPVFPLYRFASEDEVIQRANDTEYGLVAYAYTSALGRAFRLSREIKAGMVVLNSGSVGTESVPFGGVKQSGYGREGSHYGIEEYVSVKYTLMAALDK; encoded by the coding sequence GTGGAAAACATCTCTTCAAGGAGTTTTAGAATGATCAAGGTTTACAACCCCGCCGATGGCAGTGTCGTCGGCGAAGCCCCCGAAATGAGCACCGATGAGGTGCTCGCCGCTATCGACCGGACCTGCGACGCTTTTCCTGCGTGGTCGCGGATGCTGGCGAAAGAACGTGGCGCAAAATTGCGTCGCTGGTTCGAACTGGTCAGCGCCGATCGCCGTATCTTCGCCGAACTGATGGTGAAGGAAAACGGCAAGTGCCTCACCGAGGCGATGGGCGAGATTGCCTATGGGCTAGGCTTCGTTGAGTGGTACGCCGAGGAAGCCAAGCGCGTCTACGGTGACACGATTCCAACGCATGCCCAGAATGCCGCGGTGATCGTGACGAAGGAACCGGTGGGCCCCACGGCCGCCATCACGCCGTGGAACTTCCCGTTCATGATGATCACGCGCAAGGTCGCCACGGCGCTTGCCGCTGGTTGCACGATGATCATCAAGCCTTCGGAGGAAACGCCGTTGACCGCCTATAAGCTGCTCGAATATGCACGTGAAGCAGGTATCCCGGAGGGTGTGTTTGAGATGGTGACGGGCGACCCGAAGACGATCGGCGAGGCGTTTACGAACGACGCGCGCATCCAGAAGATCTCGTTCACCGGATCGACGAATGTAGGTAAGCTTCTGGCGCGCAATAGTGCCGATACGCTCAAGAAGATGACCATGGAACTGGGCGGCAATGCCCCGTTCATCGTTTTCGACGATGTCGATATCGATGACGCCGTGACGGGGCTTGTGGCGGCCAAGCTACGCAACTCCGGTCAAGTATGTATATCGCCGAACCGCGTATACGTACAGGATGCGATCTACGACACCTTTGCCGAGAAGTTGAAGGTGGCGGTGGAGCGCATCCGTGTCGATCAAGGTCTTCAGGAAGAATTCGTGGTCGGTCCCCTCATCAATCAATCGGCCGTCAACAAGGTCGACGCCCTGGTTGCCGACGCCGTCAAGCGCGGTGCCAGCCTTCTTTCGGGCGGGGAATTGGCCAGACCGGAGTCGTTGTTCTACAAGCCGACCATCCTGACGAATGTTCCCGACGACGCGCAGGTTCGTACCACGGAAATATTCGGGCCGGTTTTCCCGCTGTACCGGTTTGCTTCCGAAGACGAAGTGATTCAGCGCGCAAATGACACGGAGTACGGGCTTGTTGCGTATGCCTACACCTCGGCCCTCGGTCGGGCCTTCCGGCTGTCGCGTGAAATCAAGGCAGGCATGGTCGTCCTGAACAGCGGATCGGTTGGCACGGAGTCGGTGCCATTCGGCGGTGTCAAGCAGTCTGGCTACGGTCGCGAAGGCAGCCACTACGGCATTGAAGAATACGTGAGCGTCAAATACACGCTGATGGCCGCGCTCGACAAATAA
- a CDS encoding LysR substrate-binding domain-containing protein, whose protein sequence is MAEVSGLAVQGTIDYTCSIIEFLETIMRSLPPLNALVAFEAVARTGSVALAAEELFVTPGAVSRQIKVLDEFFETSLFEHQGRGLALSVAGAMYFKQITSHLEGIRKATAKLLNDGVRSIVRVHSYTTFATRWLIPRLSTFQVTHPQIEVRLTTSSDWGTGADCDASVRLGNGHWPGYESTKLVSNVLVLVCAPSLVQRSRPVDPVWLSEQTLLQVSSRSSDWDAWCRAVGVDPSTMSRQRVFESSAVAYEAAQDGLGVIVAQEVLIEAELASGRLIAPFDLRVDRDDETYYLVIDNARRRRRALIELREALCASETRNA, encoded by the coding sequence TTGGCAGAAGTATCAGGCTTGGCGGTTCAGGGGACAATCGATTATACTTGCTCAATCATTGAGTTTTTGGAAACTATCATGCGCTCCCTTCCACCGCTTAATGCCTTGGTCGCCTTCGAGGCCGTGGCCCGCACAGGTTCGGTCGCTTTGGCCGCTGAGGAATTGTTTGTGACGCCTGGCGCTGTCAGTCGACAGATCAAGGTGCTCGACGAGTTTTTCGAAACCAGCCTCTTCGAACACCAGGGGCGTGGGCTTGCACTTTCCGTCGCGGGGGCCATGTACTTCAAACAGATAACCTCGCACTTGGAAGGGATCCGCAAAGCTACCGCAAAATTGCTTAACGATGGCGTCCGTTCAATTGTGCGCGTGCATTCATACACGACGTTCGCAACCCGCTGGTTGATTCCGCGGCTCAGCACATTTCAGGTTACCCACCCGCAGATCGAGGTTCGTCTGACTACGTCGTCCGACTGGGGTACGGGTGCCGACTGCGATGCTTCGGTCCGCTTGGGCAACGGGCATTGGCCCGGCTATGAATCGACGAAGCTGGTGAGCAATGTGCTCGTGCTGGTTTGTGCTCCGTCCCTCGTGCAGCGAAGTCGTCCAGTGGACCCTGTTTGGCTTTCGGAACAGACGCTTTTGCAGGTCAGCTCCCGTTCGAGCGACTGGGACGCATGGTGTCGTGCGGTGGGCGTCGATCCTTCCACGATGAGCCGGCAACGCGTGTTCGAAAGTTCCGCCGTTGCGTATGAGGCAGCGCAGGACGGTCTTGGGGTGATCGTCGCCCAGGAAGTGCTGATTGAGGCGGAACTCGCCTCAGGCCGACTGATCGCGCCATTCGATCTGCGCGTCGACAGAGACGACGAGACTTACTATCTGGTGATTGACAACGCCCGCCGCCGCCGCCGCGCGCTCATCGAACTCCGTGAGGCGCTGTGCGCTTCGGAGACGCGAAATGCCTGA
- a CDS encoding amidohydrolase family protein codes for MTTVSRRTFLYYSLALLTMPLTRSVAQTVATPTVLDGVRLVDGLGGTPVENARIVIADGRIAAIGPSQQVAIPLTARVIPVNGGTVIPGLISDHVHLGGYDGLVAGPSAQNADNILKQLNVYLSYGVTTVASMGTNGALVYDLRSRLSAGSVSGADILVADHGIGVPNGAPPAPLGPDQLDRPASVQEARQAVRAAAARGTNFIKLWLDDFQGLKLVKMSPEIYRAAIDEAHKNNLCAFVHIHYLDDAKDVLRAGADVLAHGVRDKAIDGEFIELMRKNNAWYIPTLTVDEAFYLFAEQPQVLQDPFVRKALHPDLLKQYESEEWRTKQISNPKALSSWHSGLAVNQQNTKTAIENGLNVGFGTDSGAMPLRVPGFAEHRELELLVESGISPLQALTLATGKAAQALKLEDRGVLAVGKRADLVVIDGNPIKNISDTRRIRSVWKAGTEVSGLSLT; via the coding sequence ATGACAACAGTATCTCGCCGGACATTCCTGTATTATTCCCTCGCATTATTAACCATGCCGTTGACGCGGTCGGTCGCGCAAACTGTTGCCACCCCAACCGTCCTCGATGGAGTCAGGCTGGTTGATGGCCTAGGGGGAACGCCTGTAGAGAACGCGCGTATAGTCATCGCCGATGGACGCATCGCAGCCATCGGGCCATCACAGCAAGTGGCGATACCTTTAACTGCCCGGGTCATCCCTGTTAATGGTGGCACTGTCATACCGGGCCTCATCTCTGATCACGTGCACCTCGGCGGTTATGATGGCCTGGTTGCAGGGCCGTCTGCGCAAAATGCCGATAATATACTGAAACAGCTCAATGTTTACCTGTCATATGGCGTTACGACGGTTGCCTCAATGGGAACCAATGGTGCGCTCGTCTACGACCTGCGTTCTCGCCTGAGCGCGGGTTCAGTTTCCGGGGCTGATATTCTGGTTGCGGATCATGGGATTGGCGTTCCTAATGGCGCGCCACCTGCGCCGCTAGGTCCAGACCAACTTGACCGTCCGGCTTCGGTGCAAGAAGCCCGGCAGGCAGTGCGTGCGGCGGCGGCGCGAGGCACGAACTTTATCAAGCTCTGGCTTGATGATTTTCAGGGACTCAAACTCGTCAAGATGTCGCCGGAAATCTATCGGGCCGCAATCGATGAGGCGCACAAAAACAACCTCTGTGCCTTTGTTCATATCCACTATCTGGATGACGCGAAAGACGTGTTGCGTGCTGGAGCTGACGTGCTCGCACACGGTGTGCGGGATAAGGCGATCGATGGCGAATTCATTGAATTGATGCGCAAAAACAATGCCTGGTACATTCCAACGTTGACCGTAGATGAGGCATTCTATTTATTTGCCGAGCAGCCACAGGTTCTGCAAGACCCGTTTGTACGTAAGGCGCTGCACCCTGATTTGCTGAAACAATATGAAAGTGAAGAATGGCGCACTAAGCAGATCTCCAATCCAAAGGCTTTGTCAAGTTGGCATAGTGGGCTTGCTGTAAACCAGCAGAATACAAAAACAGCTATTGAAAACGGCTTGAACGTTGGATTCGGCACTGATTCAGGTGCGATGCCGTTGCGCGTTCCTGGATTTGCTGAACACCGGGAACTGGAACTTTTGGTAGAAAGTGGTATTTCACCTCTGCAGGCTCTGACGTTGGCTACGGGTAAAGCCGCACAGGCATTGAAATTGGAGGATCGCGGCGTATTGGCTGTTGGAAAACGTGCCGACCTCGTTGTGATTGATGGTAACCCCATCAAGAATATCAGTGATACGCGCCGTATTCGTTCTGTGTGGAAAGCTGGCACAGAGGTTTCTGGCCTATCCTTGACGTAG
- a CDS encoding EmrE family multidrug efflux SMR transporter — protein MNSYILLGGAIVAEVIGTTFMKYSEGFTLLWPSIVTILSYCAAFYLLSQTLNTIPTGIAYAIWSGVGIVLISLAGWLISGQKLDIPAIAGMFLICAGVLVINIFSKVSPH, from the coding sequence GTGAATAGCTATATCTTGTTGGGCGGAGCTATCGTGGCTGAAGTCATCGGTACTACCTTTATGAAATACTCTGAAGGATTTACGCTTTTATGGCCATCAATCGTAACTATCCTTAGTTATTGCGCCGCCTTTTATCTCCTTTCTCAGACGTTGAACACGATACCTACTGGCATTGCTTATGCTATTTGGTCCGGCGTAGGGATAGTGCTGATTAGCCTCGCTGGCTGGTTAATCAGTGGACAAAAACTTGATATCCCAGCTATTGCGGGTATGTTCCTTATCTGCGCTGGTGTTTTGGTTATTAATATCTTTTCCAAAGTATCACCACATTAG
- the phnP gene encoding phosphonate metabolism protein PhnP — MVFRFLGTGSAQQVPAFGCKCEVCQQALQDEKKRRRACCAALTTKYRLILIDAGLPELAPYLLPYSDRHILLTHYHMDHVQGLFPLRWGYGERIPVFGPPDDAGCDDLFKHPGILHFQPPLIPFQPFELDGIRFTPLPLIHSKLTYGYLIQTSTHTLAYLTDTIGLPPETVQFLASYSLDYAVVDCSHPPRSSPPRNHNDVTCALAISTQLNPKQLYLTHIGHELDSWLQTQTLLPQNVRAAYDGLALRL, encoded by the coding sequence ATCGTTTTTCGCTTTCTGGGAACCGGCAGCGCGCAGCAGGTTCCCGCATTTGGCTGTAAATGTGAAGTTTGCCAGCAGGCGCTGCAAGATGAAAAAAAGCGGCGCCGTGCCTGCTGTGCGGCACTCACAACCAAATACCGGCTCATCCTGATTGATGCCGGATTGCCGGAGCTAGCGCCGTATCTGCTCCCTTATTCTGATCGGCATATTCTGCTGACCCACTATCATATGGATCACGTTCAGGGGTTATTTCCCCTACGCTGGGGCTATGGCGAGCGTATTCCTGTTTTTGGGCCACCGGATGACGCGGGCTGCGACGATCTCTTTAAGCACCCAGGAATATTGCATTTTCAGCCGCCGCTAATACCGTTCCAGCCCTTCGAACTGGATGGCATCAGGTTCACGCCACTGCCCTTAATCCATTCCAAATTAACTTACGGTTACCTCATCCAAACGTCGACGCATACGCTGGCCTACCTGACCGATACGATTGGATTGCCGCCTGAAACCGTTCAATTTCTCGCGTCATACTCGCTGGACTATGCCGTGGTCGATTGCAGCCATCCCCCGCGATCGTCTCCACCGCGTAACCACAATGACGTCACATGCGCGTTGGCGATCTCAACCCAACTCAATCCCAAACAGTTGTACCTGACCCACATCGGCCACGAGCTGGATAGCTGGCTCCAGACACAAACGCTGCTGCCTCAAAATGTCCGGGCGGCCTACGATGGGTTGGCATTGAGGTTGTAG
- the phnN gene encoding ribose 1,5-bisphosphokinase, whose translation MTKLIYLIGPSGAGKDSLLRAIRQLALPRLLVAHRYITRPAEIKGENHIALTMEEFALRERLGLFALHWQAHEYYYGIGIEIDDWLQRGNNVIVNGSRAYLSQARERYGNTLFPICLTVSASILRERLRTRGRESEQQIATRLRRAEEEQRRLPSDCMLLNNDGDLQRTLSTFQSLLPFDGACTAHNKQ comes from the coding sequence ATGACGAAACTCATCTACCTCATCGGCCCCTCCGGAGCAGGCAAAGATAGCTTGCTCCGGGCGATTCGTCAGCTAGCGCTGCCACGCCTGCTGGTGGCGCATCGCTACATTACGCGTCCCGCTGAAATTAAAGGAGAGAACCATATTGCGCTGACCATGGAAGAGTTTGCGCTCCGCGAGCGGCTTGGCCTTTTCGCGCTCCACTGGCAAGCGCACGAGTATTACTATGGTATCGGAATAGAGATTGATGACTGGCTACAGCGAGGGAACAACGTCATCGTGAATGGCTCGCGGGCTTACCTGAGCCAGGCACGCGAGCGTTATGGCAACACCTTGTTTCCAATATGTCTGACTGTTTCTGCATCGATACTGCGAGAGCGGTTACGTACCAGAGGACGGGAGAGCGAACAGCAAATCGCGACGCGATTGCGGCGGGCGGAAGAAGAGCAGCGCCGCTTACCAAGCGACTGTATGTTATTGAATAACGACGGCGACCTGCAACGCACTTTATCCACCTTTCAGTCATTGCTACCGTTCGACGGCGCTTGCACAGCACACAATAAGCAATAG